The Amycolatopsis sp. 195334CR genome window below encodes:
- a CDS encoding SGNH/GDSL hydrolase family protein: MVSSDQKTTLPVLRALTVAIVAGLALLGFTVPASAATSYAALGDSYSSGLGAGSYGDSGSCKRSANAYPKLWASANGASLNFLACSGARTPDVLSQLDKVTSGTNVVTVSVGGNDAGFVDVMTDCTLGSDQACVDRVAEAKAYVNGTLPGLLNGVYTKIKQKAPNAKVYVLGYPRFYKVPGSCNVGLSDTKRAAINSGADTLASVTSARASSAGFTFVDVRGVFTGHEICAADRWLHSLTWPVEESYHPTANGQKLGYLAALNSAAG; this comes from the coding sequence ATGGTCTCGTCCGACCAGAAAACGACCCTGCCCGTTTTGAGAGCGCTGACCGTGGCCATCGTCGCCGGTCTCGCGCTGCTCGGCTTCACCGTTCCCGCCTCGGCCGCGACCAGCTACGCGGCGCTCGGCGACTCCTACTCCTCCGGGCTCGGCGCCGGCAGCTACGGCGATTCGGGTTCCTGCAAGCGCAGCGCGAACGCCTATCCGAAGCTGTGGGCCAGTGCGAACGGCGCTTCGCTGAACTTCCTGGCCTGCTCCGGCGCGCGGACGCCGGACGTGCTGAGCCAGTTGGACAAGGTCACCTCCGGCACGAACGTCGTCACCGTCTCGGTCGGCGGCAACGACGCCGGGTTCGTCGACGTGATGACCGACTGCACCCTCGGCTCCGACCAGGCCTGCGTCGACCGGGTTGCCGAGGCCAAGGCCTATGTGAACGGCACGCTGCCGGGCCTGCTGAACGGCGTCTACACCAAGATCAAGCAGAAGGCGCCGAACGCGAAGGTGTACGTGCTCGGCTACCCGCGCTTCTACAAGGTGCCGGGCTCCTGCAACGTCGGCCTCAGCGACACCAAGCGGGCCGCGATCAACTCCGGTGCCGACACGCTCGCCTCGGTCACCTCCGCGCGGGCTTCGAGCGCCGGCTTCACCTTCGTCGACGTGCGCGGGGTGTTCACCGGGCACGAGATCTGCGCGGCCGACCGCTGGCTGCACAGCCTGACCTGGCCGGTCGAGGAGTCGTACCACCCGACCGCGAACGGGCAGAAGCTCGGTTACCTGGCCGCGTTGAACTCGGCTGCCGGCTGA
- a CDS encoding TetR/AcrR family transcriptional regulator: protein MPAHPTPLVHGEKASRREQILAAAAELFARHGFHGVGIDDIGAAVGISGPALYRHFRSKDAMLGEMLGSISRYLLEGGKELAEQRTGAPLLDALVKFHVDFALTQPALITVQERNLANLTDTDRKQVRALQRQYVELWVAAIRATVPEVGETHARSSAHAVFGLINSTPHNRYLADEELAELLERLALGALRAAR from the coding sequence ATGCCAGCGCACCCGACCCCGCTCGTGCACGGCGAAAAGGCCAGCAGGCGCGAGCAGATCCTGGCCGCCGCCGCCGAGTTGTTCGCCAGGCACGGCTTCCACGGCGTGGGGATCGACGACATCGGCGCCGCCGTGGGCATCTCCGGCCCCGCGCTGTACCGCCACTTCCGCAGCAAGGACGCGATGCTCGGCGAGATGCTGGGCTCGATCAGCCGGTACCTGCTCGAGGGCGGCAAGGAGCTCGCCGAGCAGCGCACCGGGGCGCCCCTGCTCGACGCGCTGGTGAAGTTCCACGTGGACTTCGCGCTCACCCAGCCGGCGCTGATCACCGTCCAGGAGCGGAACCTGGCCAACCTCACCGACACCGACCGCAAACAGGTTCGCGCGCTCCAACGCCAGTACGTGGAACTGTGGGTGGCAGCGATCAGGGCAACCGTGCCCGAGGTCGGTGAAACCCACGCCCGGTCCTCGGCACACGCCGTGTTCGGCCTGATCAACTCGACCCCGCACAACCGCTATCTGGCTGACGAGGAACTGGCCGAGCTGCTCGAACGGCTGGCGCTGGGCGCACTCCGCGCCGCGCGGTGA
- a CDS encoding homoserine O-acetyltransferase: MTGAWRPGDPPGRRRWVTRRDAVRLEGGAELPGFSLAYETWGTLNADASNAVLIEHALTGDSHVAGPAEDGHPSAGWWDALVGPGRPLDTDEFFVVAPNVLGGCQGSTGPSSVDASGRALGSRFPALTIRDQVLAETFLADELGIVRWAAVLGGSMGGMRALEWAVGHPSRVAALLVLAAPAAASADQIAWAAPQLHAITGDPHWHGGDYYGTGESPDHGLGIARRIAHVTYRSEPELAQRFGRTGQGDGRFAVESYLDHHAVKLVRRFDAGSYVVLTRSMNSHDVGRDRGGIAAALARVTARTVVAGVDSDRLYPLAQSVELAAGIRGAGEAAVIHSPYGHDSFLIETAQIAALLKPLLT; this comes from the coding sequence GTGACCGGTGCCTGGCGCCCGGGTGATCCGCCGGGCCGTCGTCGCTGGGTCACCCGTCGCGACGCGGTCCGGCTGGAGGGCGGTGCCGAACTGCCCGGGTTCTCGCTGGCCTACGAGACCTGGGGCACGCTGAACGCCGACGCGTCGAACGCGGTCCTGATCGAACACGCGCTCACCGGGGACAGCCACGTCGCCGGTCCCGCCGAGGACGGCCACCCCAGCGCCGGCTGGTGGGACGCGCTGGTGGGGCCGGGCCGTCCGCTCGACACCGACGAGTTCTTCGTGGTGGCGCCGAACGTGCTGGGCGGCTGCCAGGGTTCCACCGGACCGTCCTCAGTGGACGCGTCGGGGCGGGCGCTGGGCAGCCGCTTCCCGGCGCTGACCATCCGCGACCAGGTGCTGGCCGAGACCTTCCTGGCCGACGAGCTGGGCATCGTCAGGTGGGCGGCGGTGCTGGGCGGGTCGATGGGCGGCATGCGGGCGCTGGAGTGGGCGGTGGGGCACCCGTCGCGGGTGGCGGCGCTGCTGGTGCTTGCCGCCCCGGCGGCCGCGTCGGCGGACCAGATCGCGTGGGCCGCGCCGCAGCTGCACGCGATCACCGGCGATCCGCACTGGCACGGCGGTGACTACTACGGCACCGGGGAGAGCCCCGACCACGGCCTCGGCATCGCCCGGCGGATCGCCCACGTGACCTACCGCAGCGAACCCGAACTGGCGCAACGTTTCGGACGAACCGGACAGGGCGACGGCCGGTTCGCCGTGGAGTCCTATTTGGACCACCACGCGGTGAAGCTGGTGCGGCGCTTCGACGCGGGCAGCTACGTGGTGCTGACCCGCTCGATGAATTCGCACGATGTGGGACGCGACCGGGGTGGCATCGCCGCGGCGCTCGCGCGGGTCACCGCGCGCACGGTGGTCGCCGGGGTGGACAGCGACCGGCTCTACCCGCTCGCGCAGTCGGTGGAACTGGCGGCGGGCATCCGGGGCGCGGGGGAGGCCGCGGTGATCCACTCCCCGTACGGGCACGACTCGTTCCTGATCGAAACCGCCCAGATCGCCGCGCTGCTCAAGCCGCTCCTGACCTAG
- a CDS encoding bifunctional o-acetylhomoserine/o-acetylserine sulfhydrylase has product MTDGWSFETKQIHSGAAPDPATGARATPIYQTTSYVFRDSQHGADLFSLAEPGNIYTRINNPTQDVLEQRVAALEGGVAALAFASGTAATNAAILNLANSGDHFVSSPSLYGGTYNLFHYTLPKLGIEVTFVDDQDDIEQWKAAVRPNTKLFFAETLANPGSNVLDIRAVADAAHEAGVPLVVDNTIPTPYLLRPIEHGADVVIHSATKYLGGHGTTIAGLLVDAGTFDFGADPAKFPGFSEPDPSYNGLKYWEALGPGAYAAKARVQLLRDTGAAISPLNSFLILQGIETLSLRIERHVSNAKALAEWLEARDEVEKVYYASLPSSPHHQAAQKYLPGGAGAVLSFDLRGGVEAGRKFVDGTELHSQLVNIGDVRSLIVHPASTTHSQLSPAEQLASGVTPGLVRLAVGLEGIEDLKADLEAGFRAAKAAL; this is encoded by the coding sequence ATGACCGACGGCTGGTCCTTCGAAACCAAGCAGATCCACTCCGGCGCCGCCCCCGATCCGGCCACCGGGGCGCGGGCCACGCCGATCTACCAGACCACGTCGTACGTCTTCCGCGACAGCCAGCACGGCGCCGACCTGTTCAGCCTCGCCGAGCCGGGCAACATCTACACCCGGATCAACAACCCCACCCAGGACGTGCTCGAACAGCGCGTGGCCGCGCTCGAAGGCGGGGTGGCGGCGCTGGCCTTCGCGTCGGGCACCGCGGCCACCAACGCGGCGATCCTGAACCTGGCGAACTCCGGCGACCACTTCGTCTCCAGCCCGTCGCTCTACGGCGGTACCTACAACCTGTTCCACTACACGCTGCCCAAGCTCGGCATCGAAGTCACCTTCGTCGACGACCAGGACGACATCGAGCAGTGGAAGGCGGCGGTCCGGCCGAACACCAAGCTGTTCTTCGCCGAGACGCTGGCGAACCCGGGCAGCAACGTGCTCGACATCCGGGCCGTCGCGGACGCCGCGCACGAGGCGGGCGTACCGCTGGTGGTGGACAACACCATTCCCACGCCGTACCTGCTGCGCCCGATCGAGCACGGCGCCGACGTGGTGATCCACTCGGCGACCAAGTACCTCGGCGGCCACGGCACCACGATCGCCGGCCTGCTGGTCGACGCCGGCACCTTCGACTTCGGCGCGGACCCGGCGAAGTTCCCCGGGTTCAGCGAGCCGGACCCGAGCTACAACGGCCTCAAGTACTGGGAGGCGCTCGGCCCGGGGGCCTACGCCGCGAAGGCCCGCGTGCAGTTGCTGCGCGACACCGGCGCGGCGATCTCGCCGCTGAACAGCTTCCTGATCCTGCAAGGGATCGAGACGCTCTCGCTGCGCATCGAGCGGCACGTGTCGAACGCCAAGGCGCTCGCCGAGTGGCTGGAGGCGCGGGACGAGGTGGAGAAGGTCTACTACGCCAGCCTGCCGTCGTCACCGCACCACCAGGCGGCCCAGAAGTACCTGCCCGGCGGTGCGGGCGCGGTGCTGTCGTTCGACCTGCGTGGCGGGGTCGAGGCGGGCCGCAAGTTCGTCGACGGGACCGAACTGCACAGCCAGCTGGTGAACATCGGGGACGTGCGCAGCCTGATCGTGCACCCGGCGAGCACCACGCACAGCCAGCTCTCGCCGGCGGAGCAGCTCGCTTCCGGGGTGACGCCCGGCCTGGTGCGCCTGGCCGTCGGGCTGGAGGGCATCGAGGACCTGAAGGCCGATCTGGAAGCCGGGTTCAGGGCGGCCAAGGCGGCTCTGTGA
- a CDS encoding CdaR family transcriptional regulator, whose product MASVRTVVDRVGPTLLHALMLPDDPPAVADVVIAEPGTPGHLAAGDLVLAVAVTNPADAVTLVRCSAEKGAAAVLFKPPLAAKPSVKRAAKAADIALIEVSAATSWAQLVWLLRTVLDALTDEAEAPENGGDPGGGDLFRLADAVAAVVDAPVTIEDTNSRVLAYSARQDITDPARVSTIMGRRIPDDVLARFRSRGVFRELSRGRQTIFVPEQRDGTLPRLIVPIRMGGELLGSMWAVVRGPVSDERAAAFADAAPVVALHLLRRRAHADAQRRASAELLRAVLQGKASPRKAVAELDLAEVPHRVVVIDTPEDGSRNAEGSRLALLERISSGIGWRPVATELAGLLYAVVPDGDAWAELREVLAQAKTKRGAPRVAAGGAGEVADLARSRAEAEEAFGLLRAGLVPGRVVSFDEAWTALALHRAATAAGAAKVAELGPLQAIRAYDDAHRTDYTDTLYEWLRHPGDPRAAARSLRIHPNTLRYRMRKLGELVPIDLDDPDVRLALLTQLVALRWA is encoded by the coding sequence ATGGCGTCCGTGCGCACGGTGGTCGATCGGGTGGGACCCACGTTGCTGCACGCCCTGATGCTCCCCGACGACCCGCCCGCCGTCGCGGACGTGGTGATCGCGGAGCCGGGGACGCCCGGCCACCTCGCCGCGGGCGACCTGGTGCTCGCGGTGGCGGTGACCAATCCGGCCGACGCGGTCACCCTGGTCCGGTGCAGTGCGGAGAAGGGCGCGGCGGCGGTCCTGTTCAAACCGCCGCTGGCGGCCAAGCCCTCGGTCAAGCGGGCCGCCAAGGCCGCTGACATCGCGTTGATCGAGGTCAGCGCGGCCACCTCGTGGGCGCAGCTGGTGTGGCTGCTGCGGACCGTGCTCGACGCGCTGACCGACGAGGCCGAGGCCCCGGAGAACGGCGGCGACCCCGGCGGCGGTGACCTCTTCCGCCTGGCCGACGCGGTGGCGGCGGTGGTCGACGCGCCGGTCACCATCGAGGACACCAACTCCCGTGTGCTCGCCTACTCCGCCCGCCAGGACATCACCGACCCCGCGCGCGTGTCGACCATCATGGGCCGCCGCATCCCGGACGACGTGCTGGCGCGGTTCCGGTCCCGCGGTGTGTTCCGCGAACTGTCCCGCGGCCGCCAGACGATCTTCGTGCCCGAGCAGCGCGACGGCACGCTGCCACGGCTGATCGTGCCCATCCGGATGGGTGGTGAGCTGCTCGGCTCGATGTGGGCGGTGGTGCGCGGGCCGGTGTCCGACGAGCGGGCCGCGGCCTTCGCCGACGCGGCCCCGGTGGTCGCGCTGCACCTGCTGCGGCGTCGCGCGCACGCCGACGCGCAGCGCCGGGCCAGCGCCGAACTGCTGCGCGCGGTCCTCCAGGGCAAGGCGAGCCCGCGCAAGGCGGTCGCCGAACTGGACCTGGCCGAGGTGCCGCACCGGGTGGTGGTGATCGACACCCCGGAGGACGGCTCCCGCAACGCCGAGGGCAGCAGGCTGGCGCTGCTGGAACGCATCTCCAGCGGCATCGGGTGGCGGCCGGTGGCCACCGAACTGGCCGGCCTGCTCTACGCGGTCGTCCCGGACGGCGACGCCTGGGCCGAACTGCGCGAGGTCCTCGCCCAGGCCAAGACCAAGCGCGGCGCGCCACGGGTGGCCGCGGGCGGGGCGGGCGAGGTCGCCGACCTGGCGCGGTCCCGCGCGGAGGCCGAGGAAGCCTTCGGCCTGCTGCGCGCCGGGCTGGTGCCGGGCCGGGTGGTCAGCTTCGACGAGGCGTGGACCGCGCTCGCCCTGCACCGCGCGGCGACCGCCGCCGGAGCCGCGAAGGTGGCCGAACTCGGGCCCCTGCAAGCGATCCGCGCCTACGACGACGCCCACCGCACGGACTACACCGACACCCTCTACGAATGGCTGCGCCACCCCGGCGATCCGCGCGCGGCCGCCCGGTCGCTGCGGATCCACCCCAACACCCTGCGGTACCGCATGCGGAAACTGGGCGAGCTGGTGCCGATCGACCTCGACGACCCGGACGTGCGCCTCGCGCTGCTCACTCAGCTCGTCGCGTTGCGCTGGGCCTGA